The Desulforhopalus sp. genomic interval GAAGACCCTTCTCATCGATTTGGATCCCCAGGCGCACAGCTCTGTGATCTTCTGCACGGACATTCCCAGAAATCAAACAGTGGGTGAGCTGCTGTCGAGCAAATCGTGTAAAATTGACAATGTCATTCGTCAAGCAGTGCTCGGTGAAAATGAAGAGCCAGTTGAAAATCTTTTTATGATTCCTTCCAATATCCACCTCGCAGTTACCGCTGAACAGATCACAACGAAAATCCACAGGGAAAAGCTTCTCCATAATCATCTGAAAAAAATCGAAAAGGATTTCGATTTCATAATCATCGACTGCCCACCAACAGTTAACGTACTCACGATCAATGCCATCTATACCTCCGACATGATTTTGATCCCGACTATTTACGGACGTTATTCCCTGGATGGTATTGCCGATCTTTTTCGGTCGATCGAGGATGTGAAAGAATCGAGCGACTTCAAATATATGATTTTGAGAAATG includes:
- a CDS encoding ParA family protein, coding for MKIIILNQKGGAGKSTISTNMAYCLAISGKKTLLIDLDPQAHSSVIFCTDIPRNQTVGELLSSKSCKIDNVIRQAVLGENEEPVENLFMIPSNIHLAVTAEQITTKIHREKLLHNHLKKIEKDFDFIIIDCPPTVNVLTINAIYTSDMILIPTIYGRYSLDGIADLFRSIEDVKESSDFKYMILRNGRDSRNKLSNVFVEEQLEPYRRNLLKTVIRRNEAINQAQMNNEPVMVFDPRSCGAEDFKELTEEILGYGN